The Kitasatospora paranensis genome has a window encoding:
- a CDS encoding bifunctional glycosyltransferase family 2/GtrA family protein encodes MTEPAAILADTEPTGEKVRTSLVEVVVPVYNEEHTVERCVRRLHAYLGETFPYPYRITIADNASTDRTWQVASALADEIDQVTAVHLDLKGRGRALRQVWGSSDADVVAYMDVDLSTGLEAFLPLVAPLLSGHSDLAIGSRLHRGSAVVRGPKREFISRTYNFLLRATMAAKFSDAQCGFKAGRATVVRQLLAEVEDNAWFFDTELLLLAEHSGLRIHEVPVDWVDDPDSRVDIVRTAVDDLKGMARVARRSLAGAARIEVPERVRAARLAPGLGWQLASFAAIGTLSTLAYVLLYLGLRQVGPAMLANFLALAATAIVNTAANRRFTFGVTGRRDLLKHQVEGGIAFVVGLVLSSGAIALLHAVEPGAGHSAELVALVGANALATLIRFVLLRVWVFNPRRGR; translated from the coding sequence ATGACAGAGCCCGCAGCCATCCTGGCCGACACCGAACCAACCGGGGAGAAGGTCCGGACGAGCCTGGTCGAGGTCGTCGTCCCGGTCTACAACGAGGAGCACACGGTGGAGCGGTGCGTCCGCCGCCTGCACGCCTACCTCGGCGAGACCTTCCCCTACCCGTACCGGATCACCATCGCCGACAACGCCTCCACCGACCGGACGTGGCAGGTCGCGTCTGCGCTCGCCGACGAGATCGACCAGGTCACCGCCGTCCACCTGGACCTCAAGGGGCGCGGCAGGGCGCTGCGCCAGGTCTGGGGGAGCAGCGACGCCGACGTGGTCGCCTACATGGACGTCGACCTCTCGACCGGGCTGGAGGCGTTCCTGCCGCTGGTCGCGCCGCTGCTGTCCGGCCACAGCGACCTCGCCATCGGCAGCCGGCTGCACCGCGGTTCGGCGGTCGTCCGCGGCCCCAAGCGGGAGTTCATCTCCCGCACCTACAACTTCCTGCTGCGGGCCACCATGGCGGCCAAGTTCTCGGACGCGCAGTGCGGCTTCAAGGCCGGCCGGGCCACGGTCGTCCGGCAGCTGCTGGCCGAGGTCGAGGACAACGCCTGGTTCTTCGACACCGAACTGCTGCTGCTCGCCGAGCACTCCGGTCTGCGCATCCACGAGGTGCCGGTCGACTGGGTGGACGACCCGGACAGCCGGGTGGACATCGTCCGCACCGCCGTCGACGACCTGAAGGGCATGGCCAGGGTGGCCCGCCGCTCGCTGGCCGGTGCGGCGCGGATCGAGGTCCCCGAGCGGGTCCGGGCGGCCCGGCTGGCGCCCGGGCTCGGCTGGCAGCTGGCCAGCTTCGCGGCGATCGGCACCCTCTCCACGCTCGCCTACGTGCTGCTCTACCTGGGGCTGCGGCAGGTCGGCCCGGCGATGCTCGCCAACTTCCTGGCGCTGGCGGCCACCGCGATCGTGAACACGGCCGCCAACCGGCGGTTCACCTTCGGTGTGACGGGCCGCCGGGACCTGCTCAAGCACCAGGTGGAGGGCGGTATCGCCTTCGTGGTCGGACTGGTGCTCAGCAGCGGTGCGATCGCCCTGCTGCACGCCGTGGAACCCGGCGCCGGGCACTCGGCCGAGCTGGTCGCGCTGGTCGGTGCCAACGCGCTCGCCACCCTGATCCGGTTCGTGCTGCTGCGGGTCTGGGTGTTCAACCCGCGACGCGGCCGCTGA
- a CDS encoding FAD-dependent monooxygenase: MADDWVESDVVVVGAGPTGLLLAGDLAVAGLRVTVLEKRGTESDLTRAFAVHARTLEQLDARGLADELIATGTPVSSLRLFGRLRVELGSLPSRFPFVLITPQSHTERLLQERAVKAGATIVRGAEVLNLRQDPSGVRLQARRDGRVVEYRGRYAVGADGVHSTVRDLLGIPFPGESVVESLVLADVRLAHAPEEVLTVGATEAGFAFMVPFGDGWYRVIAWDRARQLPDSAPVELGEVAALTRSVFGVDHGMHDARWLSRFHSDERQVPTYRSGRVFLAGDAAHCHSPAGGQGMNTGLQDAANLSWKLVAAVRGWAPDALLDTYQTERHPVGRAVLRSSGALIRVALAQSVPTRALRAGLTAAAERLGPLTRLGAKAVSGIGFSYPSAPESHPLTGRRIPDLRLAVDEPGRPGRLYEALRSGRAVLVGPDELSVADPWADRVVTAAPENPHGKLRETVLLVRPDGYAAWAAVDPSRAEIRAALTRALGRPAD, translated from the coding sequence ATGGCCGACGATTGGGTGGAGTCCGATGTCGTGGTGGTCGGCGCGGGGCCGACCGGACTGCTGCTGGCGGGCGACCTGGCGGTCGCCGGCCTGCGGGTGACGGTGCTGGAGAAGCGCGGCACCGAGTCCGACCTGACCCGGGCGTTCGCGGTGCACGCGCGGACGCTGGAGCAGCTGGACGCCCGCGGCCTGGCGGACGAGCTGATCGCGACCGGCACCCCGGTGTCCTCGCTGCGGCTGTTCGGGCGGCTGCGGGTGGAGCTGGGCTCGCTGCCGTCGCGGTTCCCGTTCGTGCTGATCACGCCGCAGTCCCACACCGAACGGCTGCTCCAGGAGCGCGCGGTGAAGGCCGGTGCGACGATCGTGCGCGGCGCCGAGGTGCTGAACCTGCGACAGGACCCTTCCGGTGTGCGGCTGCAGGCCCGCCGGGACGGCCGGGTCGTGGAGTACCGCGGCCGGTACGCGGTCGGCGCGGACGGGGTGCACAGCACCGTCCGCGACCTGCTGGGCATCCCGTTCCCGGGTGAGTCGGTGGTGGAGTCCCTGGTGCTCGCCGACGTCCGGCTGGCGCACGCCCCGGAGGAGGTGCTGACGGTCGGCGCCACCGAGGCGGGCTTCGCCTTCATGGTGCCGTTCGGCGACGGCTGGTACCGGGTGATCGCCTGGGACCGCGCGCGGCAGCTGCCCGACAGCGCCCCGGTGGAGCTCGGCGAGGTCGCCGCGCTGACCCGGTCGGTGTTCGGCGTCGACCACGGGATGCACGACGCCCGGTGGCTCTCGCGGTTCCACAGCGACGAGCGCCAGGTGCCGACCTACCGCTCGGGGCGGGTGTTCCTGGCGGGCGACGCCGCGCACTGCCACTCGCCGGCGGGCGGGCAGGGCATGAACACCGGCCTGCAGGACGCCGCGAACCTGTCCTGGAAGCTGGTCGCCGCCGTCCGCGGCTGGGCGCCGGACGCCCTGCTGGACACGTACCAGACGGAGCGCCACCCGGTGGGCCGGGCGGTGCTGCGCAGTTCGGGCGCGCTGATCCGGGTCGCGCTGGCGCAGTCCGTGCCGACCCGGGCCCTGCGGGCCGGGCTGACCGCGGCCGCGGAGCGGCTCGGGCCGCTGACCAGACTCGGGGCCAAGGCGGTGTCCGGGATCGGCTTCTCCTACCCGTCGGCGCCGGAGTCGCATCCGCTGACCGGCCGGCGGATCCCCGACCTGCGGCTCGCGGTGGACGAGCCGGGCCGGCCGGGCCGGCTGTACGAGGCGCTGCGGTCGGGCCGGGCAGTGCTGGTCGGCCCGGACGAGCTGTCGGTCGCCGACCCGTGGGCGGACCGGGTGGTGACGGCCGCGCCGGAGAACCCGCACGGCAAGCTGCGCGAGACGGTGCTGCTCGTCCGGCCGGACGGCTACGCGGCCTGGGCGGCGGTCGATCCCAGCCGGGCGGAGATCCGGGCCGCGCTGACCCGCGCCCTGGGCCGGCCGGCCGACTGA
- a CDS encoding protease pro-enzyme activation domain-containing protein gives MRPRSLALSAAIAVLPLTMVSLGVTTAQAASTPNAAASRVALPNTVTPAVARSHKQGDVPAAQQLSVAVNLKLRNTADLDRFLTALSTPGAPEFGRYLTPAQFTAQYGPTQAAVDQVRAFVVAQGLKVTSVSANRQVVNVSGSAAQIAKAFGTHESTYADPQQGNRTFFANDAAASVPAELAGVVDGLVGLDNHTVRTARLAKPSASTPHAAPSGFGPSQYDGAYNLGKLGTDGTGTTVALWEFDGYSSTNLKTYDSQYALTGPTVSTVSVDGANYDSAPGDGQGEVELDSEIVRGVAPKATQLVYEAPNSDQGEIDMAAKIVSDNRVSVVSISWGSCEPDTTASSMTAVNNSFKQAAAQGISIFSASGDDGSRDCTRSTSGSTVKAVDFPASSPYNTGVGGTNLKVSGTTYSSESAWSTAGGGVSTQFAKPTWQTGTGVTGTMRTVPDVSSNADPASGFAIYTAGGWQVYGGTSAAAPLWSGYAALYNQKAKAAGKAVLGEANPKLYAVANSSSYATSFHDVTSGKNQDFSTKAGYDQVTGWGTPVGDSLANALLGTGTGTGNTVTVTNPGSQSGATGTAVSLQVSASDSASGQTLTYSASGLPTGLSISSTGKITGTPTAAGSYTVTVTATDTTGASGSATFTWTVSGTSGCTPAQLLGNAGFETGTASPWTASSGVVDNSSSEAAHSGSWKAWMNGYGSTHTDTVSQTVTVPAGCKATFSFWLHIDTAETGSTAYDKLTVSAGSTTLATYSNVNAATGYVQKSFDLSAFAGQTVTLKFNGVEDSSLQTSFVVDDTAVNVS, from the coding sequence GTGCGACCCCGCTCGCTCGCCCTTTCCGCGGCCATCGCCGTTCTGCCCCTGACCATGGTGTCCCTCGGCGTCACCACCGCCCAGGCCGCATCGACCCCGAACGCCGCCGCCTCCCGAGTGGCGCTGCCGAACACCGTGACCCCCGCGGTGGCCCGCTCGCACAAGCAGGGCGACGTCCCCGCCGCGCAGCAGCTCTCGGTGGCCGTCAACCTGAAGCTCCGCAACACCGCCGACCTGGACCGCTTCCTCACCGCGCTGAGCACCCCGGGCGCGCCGGAGTTCGGCCGCTACCTGACGCCGGCCCAGTTCACCGCGCAGTACGGCCCGACCCAGGCCGCCGTGGACCAGGTCCGCGCGTTCGTGGTCGCCCAGGGCCTCAAGGTCACCTCGGTGAGCGCCAACCGCCAGGTGGTGAACGTCAGCGGCAGCGCCGCGCAGATAGCCAAGGCCTTCGGCACCCACGAGTCGACCTACGCGGACCCGCAGCAGGGCAACCGCACGTTCTTCGCCAACGACGCCGCCGCCTCGGTCCCCGCCGAGCTGGCCGGTGTGGTGGACGGCCTGGTCGGCCTGGACAACCACACGGTGCGCACCGCCCGGCTCGCCAAGCCGAGCGCGTCCACCCCGCACGCGGCCCCGAGCGGCTTCGGCCCGTCCCAGTACGACGGCGCCTACAACCTGGGCAAGCTCGGCACCGACGGCACCGGCACGACGGTGGCGCTCTGGGAGTTCGACGGCTACTCCTCGACCAACCTGAAGACCTACGACAGCCAGTACGCGCTGACCGGTCCGACCGTCTCCACCGTCTCGGTGGACGGCGCCAACTACGACTCGGCGCCCGGCGACGGCCAGGGCGAGGTCGAGCTGGACAGCGAGATCGTCCGCGGTGTCGCGCCCAAGGCCACCCAGCTGGTCTACGAGGCCCCCAACAGCGACCAGGGCGAGATCGACATGGCCGCCAAGATCGTGTCGGACAACCGGGTCTCGGTCGTCTCGATCTCGTGGGGCTCCTGCGAGCCGGACACCACGGCCTCCTCGATGACCGCCGTGAACAACTCCTTCAAGCAGGCTGCCGCGCAGGGCATCTCGATCTTCTCGGCCTCCGGTGACGACGGCTCCCGCGACTGCACCCGCTCGACCAGCGGCTCCACGGTCAAGGCGGTCGACTTCCCGGCATCCAGCCCGTACAACACCGGCGTCGGTGGCACCAACCTCAAGGTGAGCGGCACCACCTACTCGTCCGAGAGCGCCTGGAGCACCGCAGGGGGCGGCGTCTCCACCCAGTTCGCCAAGCCGACCTGGCAGACCGGCACCGGCGTGACGGGCACCATGCGCACCGTCCCGGACGTCTCCTCCAACGCCGACCCGGCGAGCGGCTTCGCCATCTACACGGCGGGCGGCTGGCAGGTCTACGGCGGCACCTCGGCGGCCGCGCCGCTGTGGTCGGGCTACGCCGCGCTGTACAACCAGAAGGCCAAGGCGGCCGGCAAGGCCGTGCTCGGCGAGGCCAACCCGAAGCTGTACGCGGTGGCCAACAGCTCGAGCTACGCGACGTCCTTCCACGACGTCACCAGCGGCAAGAACCAGGACTTCTCCACCAAGGCCGGCTACGACCAGGTCACCGGCTGGGGCACCCCGGTCGGCGACTCGCTGGCCAACGCGCTGCTCGGCACCGGCACGGGCACCGGCAACACCGTCACCGTGACCAACCCGGGCAGCCAGAGCGGCGCCACCGGCACCGCGGTCAGCCTCCAGGTCAGCGCCTCCGACAGCGCGTCGGGCCAGACCCTGACCTACAGCGCGTCCGGTCTGCCGACCGGCCTGTCGATCTCCTCGACCGGCAAGATCACCGGCACCCCGACCGCCGCGGGCAGCTACACCGTGACGGTCACCGCCACCGACACCACCGGTGCCAGCGGCAGCGCCACCTTCACCTGGACGGTCAGCGGCACCTCCGGCTGCACCCCGGCCCAGCTGCTCGGCAACGCCGGCTTCGAGACCGGCACCGCCTCTCCGTGGACGGCGTCCTCCGGTGTCGTGGACAACAGCAGCTCCGAGGCGGCGCACTCCGGGTCCTGGAAGGCCTGGATGAACGGCTACGGCTCCACCCACACCGACACCGTGTCGCAGACCGTCACCGTGCCGGCCGGCTGCAAGGCGACCTTCAGCTTCTGGCTGCACATCGACACCGCCGAGACCGGCTCGACCGCGTACGACAAGCTGACCGTCTCGGCCGGCTCCACCACGCTGGCGACCTACTCCAACGTGAACGCGGCCACCGGCTACGTGCAGAAGTCCTTCGACCTGTCGGCCTTCGCCGGGCAGACGGTCACCCTGAAGTTCAACGGCGTCGAGGACTCCTCGCTCCAGACGAGCTTCGTCGTCGACGACACCGCGGTCAACGTCTCCTGA
- a CDS encoding CGNR zinc finger domain-containing protein: MADPRDPRPLIGEPLALDLLNTRWRAAATRDLLDDLDGYRIWLSSAGLADRCPADQASLDAVRTARSALDGLLLAAEEQRTADPAALNAVLAHGRIGRILTADGPAELPETDGPHWLAAWLAADDYLSLLAQGAHRIKRCAHPDCILHFFDTSQNGRRRWCSMALCGNRSKAARHYERATRA; encoded by the coding sequence ATGGCTGACCCCCGCGACCCGCGTCCGCTGATCGGCGAGCCGCTCGCCCTCGATCTGCTGAACACCCGCTGGCGCGCCGCCGCGACCCGGGACCTGCTGGACGACCTCGACGGCTACCGGATCTGGCTCTCCTCGGCCGGCCTCGCCGACCGCTGCCCCGCCGACCAGGCCTCACTCGACGCCGTCCGCACCGCCCGCAGCGCCCTCGACGGCCTGCTGCTCGCCGCCGAGGAGCAGCGCACCGCCGACCCCGCGGCCCTGAACGCCGTCCTCGCCCACGGCCGGATCGGCCGTATCCTCACCGCGGACGGCCCCGCCGAGCTGCCCGAGACCGACGGCCCGCACTGGCTGGCCGCCTGGCTCGCCGCCGACGACTACCTTTCCCTGCTCGCGCAGGGCGCGCACCGCATCAAGCGGTGCGCGCATCCCGATTGCATTCTGCACTTCTTCGACACATCCCAGAACGGCCGGCGCCGCTGGTGCTCGATGGCCCTCTGCGGAAATCGCTCGAAAGCCGCCCGCCATTACGAGCGGGCGACCCGGGCGTAG
- the paaN gene encoding phenylacetic acid degradation protein PaaN, with translation MAAATPAPSVADLIERHQETLDRALRAIAERDYWSPYPEFPKAYGETGAEDGKAAFDALLGTVFAVDGQPGTGDLVSGEASPYGIELGVSYPHAEPEALIAAVEAARPVWAAAGPAARAAVCLEILARINARSHEFGHAVMHTTGQAFGMAFQAGGPHAQDRGLEAVAYAYAEQTRLPQSAQWTKPQGKRDPLSMVKEFTVVPRGTALLIGCNTFPTWNGYPGLFASLATGNGVVVKPHPRAVLPLALTVRVAREVLADAGFDPNLVCLAAEHEGGTAAQVLAVRDEVKVIDYTGSTAFGEWLEENARQALVYTEKAGVNTVLIDSTDDYRGMLNNLAFSLSLYSGQMCTTPQNLLIPRTGITTEAGEKSYDEVVADLSAAVEGLLSDDNRAAAILGAVVNPGVLQRTAQAAGGEFGELALAPRPVASAEFPGATIRTPALIKADADKPDDRTTFLGELFGPIAFAVAVESAEAGIDLLLRSAREHGAMTVGGYTVAAEVEDALVEACLEAGVSLSLNLTGGVYVNQTSAFSDLHGTGANPSANSAYCDAAFVANRFRTVEVRRHS, from the coding sequence ATGGCTGCTGCGACCCCCGCCCCGTCGGTCGCCGATCTGATCGAACGCCACCAGGAGACCCTCGACCGCGCCCTCCGCGCGATCGCCGAGCGTGACTACTGGTCGCCCTACCCCGAGTTCCCGAAGGCGTACGGCGAGACCGGCGCCGAGGACGGCAAGGCCGCCTTCGACGCGCTGCTCGGCACCGTCTTCGCGGTCGACGGCCAGCCGGGCACCGGCGACCTGGTGAGCGGCGAGGCGTCCCCGTACGGCATCGAGCTGGGCGTCAGCTACCCGCACGCCGAGCCGGAGGCGCTGATCGCCGCCGTGGAGGCGGCCCGCCCGGTCTGGGCCGCGGCCGGTCCGGCCGCCCGCGCGGCGGTCTGCCTGGAGATCCTGGCCCGGATCAACGCCCGCTCCCACGAGTTCGGCCACGCGGTGATGCACACCACCGGCCAGGCGTTCGGCATGGCCTTCCAGGCCGGCGGCCCGCACGCCCAGGACCGCGGACTGGAGGCGGTCGCCTACGCGTACGCCGAGCAGACCCGGCTGCCGCAGAGCGCGCAGTGGACGAAGCCGCAGGGCAAGCGCGACCCGCTGTCGATGGTGAAGGAGTTCACCGTGGTGCCGCGCGGCACCGCGCTGCTGATCGGCTGCAACACCTTCCCGACCTGGAACGGCTACCCGGGCCTGTTCGCCTCGCTGGCCACCGGCAACGGCGTGGTGGTCAAGCCGCACCCGCGGGCCGTGCTGCCGCTCGCGCTGACCGTCCGGGTCGCCCGCGAGGTGCTCGCCGACGCCGGCTTCGACCCCAACCTGGTCTGCCTGGCCGCCGAGCACGAGGGTGGCACCGCCGCGCAGGTGCTCGCCGTCCGCGACGAGGTCAAGGTGATCGACTACACCGGCTCGACCGCCTTCGGCGAGTGGCTGGAGGAGAACGCCCGGCAGGCCCTCGTCTACACCGAGAAGGCCGGCGTCAACACGGTGCTGATCGACTCCACCGACGACTACCGCGGCATGCTCAACAACCTGGCCTTCTCGCTGTCGCTGTACAGCGGCCAGATGTGCACCACCCCGCAGAACCTGCTCATCCCGCGGACGGGCATCACCACCGAGGCCGGCGAGAAGTCCTACGACGAGGTCGTGGCCGACCTGTCGGCCGCCGTCGAGGGCCTGCTCTCCGACGACAACCGGGCCGCCGCGATCCTCGGCGCCGTGGTCAACCCCGGGGTGCTGCAGCGCACCGCCCAGGCGGCCGGCGGCGAGTTCGGCGAGCTGGCGCTCGCGCCGCGCCCGGTGGCCTCGGCCGAGTTCCCGGGTGCCACCATCCGCACGCCCGCGCTGATCAAGGCGGACGCGGACAAGCCGGACGACCGCACGACCTTCCTGGGCGAGCTGTTCGGCCCGATCGCCTTCGCCGTCGCGGTCGAGTCCGCCGAGGCCGGGATCGACCTGCTGCTGCGCAGCGCCCGCGAGCACGGCGCGATGACGGTCGGCGGCTACACCGTCGCGGCCGAGGTCGAGGACGCGCTCGTCGAGGCCTGCCTGGAGGCCGGCGTCTCGCTGTCGCTGAACCTGACCGGCGGGGTGTACGTCAACCAGACGTCCGCCTTCTCGGACCTGCACGGCACCGGCGCCAACCCCTCGGCCAACTCCGCGTACTGCGACGCCGCGTTCGTCGCCAACCGGTTCCGCACGGTCGAGGTCCGCCGGCACTCCTGA